A single region of the Drosophila miranda strain MSH22 chromosome 2, D.miranda_PacBio2.1, whole genome shotgun sequence genome encodes:
- the LOC108154431 gene encoding uncharacterized protein LOC108154431 isoform X2: protein MIRYRRCLSAFLVVFHAVEFVRSAPIVTPVDLSARYITFDLAIGSMADDLPPELEMKLLQDLLRQRMDLIRMQLLQLNLMKLLVVLDIFIWLCVYFYAVSV from the exons ATGATTCGATATCGAAGGTGCTTGTCTGCCTTTCTTGTGGTCTTCCACGCAGTGGAGTTTGTCCGATCGGCTCCTATTGTTACACCGGTGGATCTGTCAGCTCGTTATATTACCTTCGATTTAGCCATTGGCTCAATGGCGGATGACTTACCACCAGAATTGGAGATGAAACTGCTGCAGGATCTACTCCGACAGA GAATGGATTTGATTCGCATGCAGTTGCTGCAACTAAATCTGATGAAACTGTTGGTCGTCTTGGACATCTTCATCTGGCTTTGTGTCTATTTTTACGCAGTCAGCGTCTAA
- the LOC108154431 gene encoding uncharacterized protein LOC108154431 isoform X1 — protein sequence MIRYRRCLSAFLVVFHAVEFVRSAPIVTPVDLSARYITFDLAIGSMADDLPPELEMKLLQDLLRQSGMDLIRMQLLQLNLMKLLVVLDIFIWLCVYFYAVSV from the exons ATGATTCGATATCGAAGGTGCTTGTCTGCCTTTCTTGTGGTCTTCCACGCAGTGGAGTTTGTCCGATCGGCTCCTATTGTTACACCGGTGGATCTGTCAGCTCGTTATATTACCTTCGATTTAGCCATTGGCTCAATGGCGGATGACTTACCACCAGAATTGGAGATGAAACTGCTGCAGGATCTACTCCGACAGAGTG GAATGGATTTGATTCGCATGCAGTTGCTGCAACTAAATCTGATGAAACTGTTGGTCGTCTTGGACATCTTCATCTGGCTTTGTGTCTATTTTTACGCAGTCAGCGTCTAA